The following proteins come from a genomic window of Nostoc sp. KVJ3:
- a CDS encoding HU family DNA-binding protein, with translation MNKGELVDAVAAKTNITKKQADEVISAFLSVVTEAVANGDKVTLIGFGSFERRDRSEREGRNPKTNEPMTIPATKVPAFSAGKQFKEKVAP, from the coding sequence ATGAACAAAGGCGAATTAGTGGATGCTGTAGCAGCAAAGACCAACATCACGAAAAAGCAAGCTGATGAAGTCATAAGTGCTTTTTTGTCAGTTGTTACCGAAGCTGTAGCCAATGGGGATAAAGTAACGCTCATTGGTTTTGGGTCATTTGAGCGACGCGATCGCTCAGAGCGCGAGGGGCGTAATCCGAAAACCAATGAGCCAATGACTATTCCAGCGACCAAAGTACCTGCATTTTCTGCTGGTAAACAGTTTAAAGAAAAAGTAGCGCCATAG